One Benincasa hispida cultivar B227 chromosome 5, ASM972705v1, whole genome shotgun sequence genomic window carries:
- the LOC120077230 gene encoding uncharacterized protein LOC120077230 produces METLLIWGKDQIYVDHKSLKYLFTQKELNMRKRRWLELVKDYDCEILYHPGKANIVADALSRKSAHTATLSIISKDIMDDLERAEISLILETIITRIAQLTSNDEEIKKELLKEAHKSCFSIHPGSPRCESSKATTTRTPPASNVLEWKWDHISMDFISGLPRTVKGHNMI; encoded by the exons atggagacattacttatatggggAAAAGATCAAATCTATGTagatcataaaagccttaagtaCTTATTTACCCAGAAGGAGTTAAATATGAGGAAACGAAGATGGCTAGAATTGGTCAAAGACTATGATTGTGAGATCCTCTATCATCCAGGAAAAGCTAATATTGTGGCCGATGCTCTTAGCCGAAAGTCAGCTCACACAGCAACTCTAAGTATCATCTCCAAAGACATAATGGATGACCTTGAAAGAGCTGAGATCTCACTAATACTAGAAACCATCATAACACGAATAGCACAGCTAACTTCAA atgatgaagaaatcaagaaagaactacTGAAGGAAGCTCACAAATCATGCTTTTCAATACATCCTGGGAGTCCAAGAT GTGAAAGCTCTAAGGCAACGACCACAAGGACTCCTCCAGCCTCCAATGTTCTAGAATGGAAATGGGATCATATTTCCATGGACTTCATCTCAGGACTCCCGAGAACTGTTAAAGGCCACAACATGATTTAG